CCACCCCACCTACGAGGTCGTCACCGCCTCGTGCTCCTGTGGCAGCACCTTCGAGACGCGCAGCACCGAGACCAACGTGAAGGTCGAGCTCTGCAACGTGTGCCACCCGTTCTTCACCGGCAAGCAGCGCCTGGTCGACAGCGGCGGCCGCGTGGAGCGCTTCCAGCGCCGTTACGGCGAGCGGGCCAAGGACAAGAAGTAGCCCCGCCCGTGGCGCTCGACGCCGAGCGCCGCTCGGCGCTGCTCGGCTCCAAGCTGGCGGCGCTGGCCGCCCACACCACCGGGACACCCGTCGAGGCCACCGCCTCGGCCTTCCCCGATGGCGCCGCGCTGCGGCACGGATCGTCGGCCTGGGTCCTGGTCGAGGCCAACCGGGCCCGTGCCCTGGGCCCCGCCCTGGCCTGGGCCCGCCAGGCAGGCGCCGGCGAGCTCGACCTCGTCGTCGACGGCGACGACCCCTCCACCCCTGCGGGGACCCTCGCCCGCCGCGCCACCCAGATGGCTGTGCCGCCCCGCGTGTGGGTGGTGTCGGGCACCCACCTCGTGCCCGCTGCCCCGGCCGCGCTCGAACCGGAGCCGGCGATCGAGCCGGGGGTC
Above is a window of Acidimicrobiales bacterium DNA encoding:
- the rpmE gene encoding 50S ribosomal protein L31, translating into MKNDIHPTYEVVTASCSCGSTFETRSTETNVKVELCNVCHPFFTGKQRLVDSGGRVERFQRRYGERAKDKK